From the Mycoplasmatota bacterium genome, one window contains:
- a CDS encoding MATE family efflux transporter has protein sequence MNDKRINLLAKAPVSKAVNKLAMPAIIGLLVNAIYNVVDTMFVAWIGTEATGATQVVLPIVLVATALGLGFGIGGGSYLSRLLGEKQIEKAQEVTSTLLFSGIIAGIIFVVINLLFLEDVLLFFGATSEVMDMAKDYGFFIVISGLFLIVNMVLNNLLRSEGSGSYSMVGLATGAILNIILDPIFIFVFDMGISGAAIATMLSYCVSTGLLLSFYLRKRTVVKMKLSSIKPTINLYKEVLVIGGPTFVKQILFSCSIVLLNQKATEFGGDELLAAIGIAFRFTMLTTNIIFGIGQGLQPVAGYNFGAQNKERIIKSLKYTMKLTAYVVFISFLITFIFTPQIMDVFKAAPEVKKYGIIGLRYMATGIIFFGFANTITIFFLAIGRGLESLILSIARQGLIFIPLLYILTYTFGYKGVLVSQAVADILTLLLSVFLFARFMKLNKLDKEMNLEN, from the coding sequence ATGAATGATAAAAGAATTAATTTATTGGCTAAAGCGCCTGTATCAAAAGCCGTTAACAAGTTAGCAATGCCAGCAATTATTGGGTTACTTGTTAATGCAATATATAATGTTGTAGATACTATGTTTGTTGCATGGATTGGTACCGAAGCAACTGGTGCTACACAGGTAGTATTACCTATTGTCTTAGTTGCAACTGCACTAGGACTTGGATTTGGAATTGGTGGAGGAAGTTATTTATCAAGACTTCTTGGTGAAAAACAGATAGAAAAAGCACAAGAAGTAACAAGTACGTTATTATTTAGTGGAATAATCGCTGGAATAATATTTGTTGTTATAAATTTATTATTTTTAGAAGATGTCCTTTTGTTCTTTGGTGCAACAAGTGAAGTTATGGATATGGCTAAAGATTATGGTTTCTTTATTGTAATAAGTGGATTGTTTTTAATTGTAAATATGGTTCTTAATAATCTACTTAGATCAGAAGGTAGTGGAAGCTATTCAATGGTTGGACTTGCTACTGGAGCAATACTTAATATTATTTTAGACCCTATTTTTATTTTTGTATTTGATATGGGAATAAGTGGGGCAGCTATTGCGACGATGCTATCTTATTGTGTATCAACAGGCTTGTTACTAAGCTTTTATTTAAGAAAACGTACAGTAGTCAAAATGAAACTTTCTTCAATTAAACCTACAATTAATTTATATAAAGAAGTACTGGTGATTGGTGGACCTACATTTGTTAAACAAATTTTATTTAGTTGTTCAATAGTTTTACTTAATCAAAAAGCTACAGAATTTGGCGGTGATGAATTACTAGCTGCAATTGGTATTGCTTTCCGGTTTACAATGTTAACGACAAATATTATTTTTGGGATTGGTCAAGGATTGCAACCAGTTGCTGGGTACAATTTTGGTGCTCAAAATAAAGAAAGGATTATCAAGTCATTAAAGTATACAATGAAATTAACAGCGTATGTAGTGTTTATATCTTTTTTAATTACTTTTATATTTACCCCGCAAATTATGGATGTTTTTAAAGCAGCCCCTGAAGTGAAAAAATATGGTATAATAGGCTTAAGATATATGGCGACAGGAATTATTTTCTTCGGCTTTGCAAATACAATAACTATTTTCTTTTTAGCAATTGGTCGAGGTTTAGAATCGCTCATTTTAAGTATTGCACGACAAGGATTAATATTTATTCCATTATTATATATTTTAACATATACTTTTGGTTACAAAGGAGTACTTGTATCACAGGCTGTAGCTGATATTTTAACATTATTACTTTCAGTATTTTTATTCGCAAGATTTATGAAATTAAATAAGCTTGATAAAGAAATGAATTTAGAAAATTAG
- a CDS encoding DUF5011 domain-containing protein, with product MRKYILVLLTIFTITLTGCKNDEPEEINFVVLKGVDTVEINTEWIDAGANLYIDDDLYNAKVSGFVNTSVLGLYEIEYSITYNELAYTDIRYVMVTDQTAPVLELNLGVDTIKVNSTWTDAGITVTDNSLEIITYTTIGTVDTAVVGTYTIIYSAIDSSGNESTITRVVTVIE from the coding sequence ATGAGAAAATATATTTTAGTATTATTAACAATATTTACTATCACTCTAACTGGGTGTAAAAATGACGAACCAGAAGAAATAAATTTTGTTGTACTAAAAGGCGTAGATACAGTTGAAATTAATACAGAATGGATCGATGCTGGTGCGAATCTATATATTGATGATGATTTGTATAACGCAAAAGTCAGTGGATTTGTAAATACTAGTGTATTAGGGTTATATGAAATTGAATATTCAATAACTTATAATGAATTAGCATATACTGATATTAGATATGTAATGGTAACAGATCAAACAGCCCCTGTTTTAGAACTTAATCTTGGAGTAGATACAATTAAAGTAAATAGTACTTGGACAGATGCAGGGATTACTGTAACTGACAATTCATTAGAAATAATTACTTACACAACTATAGGTACAGTTGATACTGCAGTAGTAGGAACGTATACAATTATTTATTCAGCAATTGATTCAAGTGGAAATGAATCAACAATAACAAGGGTTGTAACCGTAATAGAATAA